Proteins co-encoded in one Ziziphus jujuba cultivar Dongzao chromosome 9, ASM3175591v1 genomic window:
- the LOC132799135 gene encoding probable inactive chitinase-like protein LaCIC, which translates to MTKMMFWGLTIISLLFSIQGSLAEQCGSRVGGATCPGGLCCSQYGWCGTTPEYCTNGCQSQCSASGGMGGGGGRGRGGGGNIPISRSTFDEILKHRNDCPSRGFYSYDAFIASARAFPGFGTTGDEATRKREIAAFLGQTSHETSGGWDSAPDGRYAWGYCYVSEVNDGSDYCSTESNYPCASGRKYFGRGPIQVSWNYNYGECGRAIGVDLLNNPDLVATDAVVSFKTAIWFWMTPQSPKPSPHDVITQRWTPSRSDSDAGRVLGYGLITNIINGGLECGKGRNDEVEDRIGFYKRYCDQLGVGYGDNLDCYNQRPFG; encoded by the exons ATGACCAAAATGATGTTCTGGGGCTTGACAATAATTTCCCTGTTGTTTTCCATCCAAGGAAGCCTAGCAGAGCAATGTGGAAGTCGCGTTGGCGGTGCTACCTGCCCTGGGGGGCTTTGCTGCAGCCAGTATGGGTGGTGTGGCACTACACCTGAATATTGCACCAATGGTTGCCAAAGCCAATGCTCTGCTAGCGGTGGCATGGGCGGTGGCGGTGGCCGTGGCCGTGGCGGTGGCGGTAATATCCCGATCTCAAGGTCCACTTTTGATGAGATTCTTAAGCATCGGAATGACTGCCCCAGCAGGGGCTTTTATAGCTACGATGCTTTCATTGCTTCTGCCAGAGCCTTCCCTGGCTTTGGTACCACCGGTGATGAAGCCACCAGGAAAAGAGAGATCGCTGCTTTCTTAGGCCAAACTTCCCATGAAACTAGTG GAGGATGGGATTCTGCACCTGATGGCAGATACGCTTGGGGATACTGCTATGTTAGCGAGGTAAATGATGGAAGTGATTACTGTTCTACTGAGTCCAACTATCCATGTGCTTCCGGACGCAAATATTTTGGCCGTGGTCCTATTCAAGTTTCATG gaACTACAACTATGGTGAGTGTGGAAGAGCCATTGGAGTAGATTTGTTGAACAACCCAGACCTTGTTGCTACCGACGCTGTCGTTTCATTCAAGACGGCAATCTGGTTCTGGATGACTCCACAATCGCCAAAACCCTCCCCCCACGATGTTATAACCCAGAGATGGACTCCCTCGAGATCTGACTCTGATGCGGGTCGAGTTCTGGGTTATGGTTTGATCACAAACATCATCAATGGTGGGCTTGAATGTGGCAAAGGTAGGAACGATGAGGTGGAGGACCGCATTGGATTCTATAAGAGATACTGCGATCAACTTGGTGTTGGATATGGAGATAACCTCGACTGCTACAACCAGAGGCCTTTTGGGTGA